Proteins from a single region of Flavobacterium sp. YJ01:
- a CDS encoding o-succinylbenzoate synthase, producing the protein MKASYHKYLLNFKRPSGTSRGVMTEKETWFIILEENGKKGIGECGILRGLSADDRPDYEEKLKWTCNNIHLGETELWNSLLEFPSIQFGIEMAFLSLKSENPYLLFPSDFTKQTSSININGLVWMGEASFMKEQIEEKLATGFNCIKLKIGAIDFQKELELLQFIRSHFSPEEIEIRVDANGAFDKSEALDKLNQLNQFQLHSIEQPIKKGNVLEMAKLCKETPFPIALDEELIGVFSFEEKEKLLQEIKPQYIILKPSFIGGFKGTKEWIDLADKYNIGWWITSALESNIGLNAISQWTFTLNSKMPQGLGTGALYTNNIDCPLEVINGQLWYNLEKEWDSFFKVQSDRGSK; encoded by the coding sequence ATGAAAGCTTCTTACCATAAATATTTACTCAATTTTAAACGTCCTTCCGGAACTTCGAGAGGCGTTATGACCGAAAAAGAAACTTGGTTTATTATTCTGGAGGAAAATGGTAAAAAAGGAATTGGCGAATGCGGAATTTTAAGAGGTTTAAGCGCTGATGACCGCCCAGATTATGAAGAAAAACTAAAATGGACTTGTAATAATATTCATTTGGGAGAAACCGAACTTTGGAATTCTTTATTAGAATTTCCGTCAATTCAGTTTGGTATCGAAATGGCTTTTCTATCTTTAAAAAGCGAAAATCCATATCTTTTATTTCCATCCGATTTTACTAAACAAACAAGTTCTATTAACATAAATGGCTTAGTCTGGATGGGAGAAGCTTCTTTTATGAAAGAACAAATTGAAGAAAAATTAGCAACTGGTTTTAATTGTATAAAACTTAAAATTGGAGCGATTGATTTTCAAAAAGAACTTGAATTATTGCAGTTTATTAGAAGTCATTTTTCGCCAGAAGAAATTGAAATTAGAGTCGATGCAAATGGTGCTTTTGATAAAAGTGAAGCTTTAGATAAATTAAATCAACTAAATCAATTTCAGCTTCATAGTATAGAACAGCCGATAAAGAAAGGTAACGTTTTAGAAATGGCTAAACTTTGCAAAGAAACGCCGTTTCCAATTGCTTTAGATGAAGAATTGATTGGCGTATTTTCATTCGAAGAAAAAGAAAAATTACTGCAAGAAATCAAACCACAATATATTATTTTGAAACCAAGTTTTATTGGCGGTTTCAAAGGAACAAAAGAATGGATAGATTTAGCAGATAAATATAATATCGGCTGGTGGATTACTTCTGCTTTAGAAAGCAACATCGGACTGAACGCCATTTCTCAATGGACATTTACTTTAAATTCTAAAATGCCTCAAGGTTTAGGAACCGGAGCTTTATATACAAATAATATAGATTGTCCATTGGAAGTAATAAATGGACAACTTTGGTATAATTTAGAAAAAGAATGGGATTCTTTTTTTAAGGTTCAAAGTGACAGAGGTTCAAAGTAA